In one Candidatus Dechloromonas phosphoritropha genomic region, the following are encoded:
- a CDS encoding IS5 family transposase, with protein MGGVRMMVRLWLRDDQFERIASLLPGKASDPGCTAADNRQFVEAVLWIARTGSPWRDLPCPFGPWNSVYQRFARWSRRGVWHRIFSQLAQDADFEEVFIDSTIVRAHQHAAGAPKKTVARRLGDHGAD; from the coding sequence TTGGGTGGCGTCAGGATGATGGTACGTTTGTGGTTGCGTGATGATCAGTTTGAGCGGATAGCGTCCCTGTTGCCGGGTAAAGCCAGCGACCCGGGGTGCACGGCGGCCGATAATCGACAGTTCGTTGAAGCGGTTTTGTGGATTGCTCGCACGGGTAGTCCGTGGCGTGACCTGCCATGCCCATTCGGGCCGTGGAATAGTGTCTATCAACGATTTGCTCGCTGGTCGCGGCGTGGTGTCTGGCATCGCATCTTCAGCCAGTTGGCGCAGGACGCAGATTTCGAAGAGGTGTTCATCGACAGCACCATCGTTCGCGCCCATCAACATGCCGCCGGTGCACCAAAAAAAACGGTGGCCAGGCGCTTGGGCGATCACGGGGCGGACTGA
- a CDS encoding IS91 family transposase: MRAIGLELADIFRQTGPRFREDHADALSRGQRRVMSAVERCRTAALGGHVEQCDACGHLRIAFNSCRNRHCPKCQSLVRAQWLDDRHADLLPADYFHVVFTLPEEIAAIAYQNKAVVYDILFHATAETLRTIAVDPKHLGAEIGFIAILHTWGQNLLHHPHLHCVVPGGGLSADGERWIACRPGFFLPVRVLSRLFRRLFLAQLQAAFDAGHLRFFNTLEPLQVPRTFAHYLAPARKVEWVVYAKPPFGGPQHVLEYLGRYTHRVAISNNRLLDFGDGQVRFRWKDYRHESRPKVMCLDDQEFIRRFLLHVLPDGFQRIRHYGFLANRHRAAKLALCRQLLAEPTPVVEIPDVPLDYRDHYQLLTGNSLRDCPKCGRGHMLRIETFLPGTLPRGPPRHG; the protein is encoded by the coding sequence TTGCGTGCCATCGGGCTCGAACTGGCGGACATCTTTCGCCAAACCGGGCCCCGTTTCCGCGAGGACCACGCTGACGCGCTCAGTCGCGGGCAGCGCCGCGTCATGAGCGCGGTCGAGCGCTGCCGCACCGCCGCTCTCGGCGGACACGTGGAGCAGTGTGACGCCTGTGGTCACCTGCGCATTGCCTTCAACAGTTGCCGCAATCGGCACTGCCCGAAGTGTCAGTCCCTGGTGCGTGCGCAGTGGCTGGATGATCGCCACGCCGATCTCCTGCCTGCGGATTATTTCCACGTCGTCTTTACGTTGCCAGAGGAGATTGCAGCGATCGCGTATCAGAACAAGGCTGTGGTCTATGACATCCTGTTCCATGCAACTGCCGAGACCTTGCGCACGATCGCGGTGGATCCCAAGCACCTCGGTGCCGAGATCGGCTTCATCGCGATCCTGCACACCTGGGGTCAGAATCTGCTGCATCACCCACATCTGCATTGTGTGGTGCCGGGCGGCGGCTTGAGTGCCGATGGTGAGCGCTGGATCGCCTGCCGTCCGGGGTTCTTTCTGCCGGTGCGGGTGCTCTCGCGGCTCTTTCGCCGGTTGTTTCTGGCGCAGTTACAGGCCGCCTTTGACGCCGGGCACCTACGCTTCTTCAACACTCTCGAACCGCTTCAGGTTCCACGTACGTTCGCCCACTATCTGGCGCCTGCGCGAAAGGTCGAGTGGGTGGTCTACGCCAAGCCGCCGTTTGGCGGTCCTCAGCATGTCCTCGAGTATCTGGGTCGCTACACCCACCGGGTGGCCATCTCGAATAATCGGCTGCTCGACTTTGGCGATGGCCAGGTTCGCTTTCGCTGGAAGGATTACCGCCATGAGTCGCGTCCGAAAGTGATGTGTCTGGATGACCAGGAGTTCATCCGCCGCTTCCTGCTACATGTTTTACCGGACGGGTTTCAACGGATTCGGCATTACGGCTTCCTGGCCAACCGCCACCGCGCGGCCAAGCTGGCCCTCTGCCGGCAGTTGCTCGCCGAACCCACACCCGTGGTCGAGATTCCTGATGTACCGCTCGACTACCGTGACCACTACCAGTTGCTGACCGGCAACTCGCTGCGTGACTGCCCAAAGTGCGGACGTGGCCACATGCTTCGCATTGAAACCTTCCTGCCCGGCACCCTGCCGCGCGGACCACCTCGTCATGGCTGA
- a CDS encoding site-specific integrase: MRKAIAPRPPSFASLVQQFFTEYLVTQRAVSPRTVACYRDALMLFLDFSSQRLKRAATSLKLNDIQPDLILAFLDHLERERHNAVRSRNLRLTALRAFLKFAGRRDVASLHVVERALAVPMKRFERPMLGFLTREEMLAVLGQPGETWTSQRDHLLLAMLYNTGARVSEIIGVRVTDVVLDGGACVHLHGKGRKQRSVPLWHTTVTEVRAWLRLNPALRGEEPLLPNREGHAMSRSNVVQRLELAVARATNQAPSIVKKRISPHIIRHTTAMHLLQSGVPFNVIALWLGHESTTTTHRNVEADLAMKEKALARLEAPDTMIRRFKAPDLLMRFLQTL, from the coding sequence ATGCGTAAAGCCATTGCACCGAGGCCGCCATCGTTTGCCTCTCTGGTTCAGCAGTTCTTCACCGAGTATCTGGTCACACAACGTGCAGTCAGTCCGCGTACGGTGGCCTGCTATCGCGATGCGCTCATGCTGTTCCTGGACTTCTCCAGTCAGCGTTTGAAGAGGGCGGCGACGAGCCTGAAACTCAATGACATTCAGCCGGATCTAATCCTGGCGTTTCTGGATCATCTGGAACGCGAGCGACATAACGCCGTGCGTAGCCGGAATCTTCGACTGACGGCTCTACGGGCGTTTCTGAAATTCGCCGGCCGACGTGACGTGGCTTCGCTGCACGTGGTCGAGCGAGCGCTTGCAGTTCCGATGAAGCGGTTCGAGCGCCCCATGCTCGGCTTCCTCACGCGCGAGGAGATGCTCGCAGTCTTGGGGCAACCCGGGGAAACCTGGACCTCTCAGCGCGACCATCTGCTCTTGGCCATGCTCTACAACACCGGCGCCCGGGTCTCCGAGATCATTGGCGTACGTGTTACGGACGTCGTCCTTGACGGTGGCGCATGCGTGCATCTGCACGGTAAGGGGCGCAAACAGCGATCGGTTCCTCTCTGGCATACCACGGTCACAGAGGTTCGTGCCTGGCTTCGACTAAACCCGGCGTTACGTGGTGAGGAACCCTTGCTGCCGAACCGCGAAGGACATGCGATGTCGCGATCAAATGTTGTTCAGCGCCTTGAGCTTGCCGTCGCGCGCGCCACCAATCAAGCGCCGAGCATCGTGAAGAAGCGCATTTCGCCGCACATAATTCGGCATACGACAGCCATGCATCTGTTGCAATCAGGGGTTCCGTTCAATGTGATCGCGCTGTGGCTGGGGCACGAAAGCACCACTACAACACACCGTAATGTCGAGGCCGACCTGGCGATGAAGGAGAAAGCACTCGCGAGGTTGGAGGCGCCTGACACGATGATCCGTCGTTTCAAGGCGCCTGACCTACTCATGCGATTCCTCCAGACGCTGTAA